A section of the Centroberyx gerrardi isolate f3 chromosome 8, fCenGer3.hap1.cur.20231027, whole genome shotgun sequence genome encodes:
- the LOC139912018 gene encoding clustered mitochondria protein homolog isoform X1: protein MKDKVKRGGRNQAKTDMITLTGGKGAVGRKQEEDTSFLVKIQGAGVEPFELPIHGFWLVQDAVMALLSREEVCPRSSLSLALAGTTLDPLAELQSLKGLKPGSILRLVEEPYTSRSARIHLGRVLELLRASGPQDALKEGRSPSILETLTHTHTPDSGLTNGKSLKRSSSNTKTEPTNQDGAPPEYLLPGSAERPLMVLLPHSSQPEVPSCLRDVSLSCWNPPPGHRKLQGDFLYITVVTVEGRRCEITSCPRGFYLNRSTEEVFDPRPAQSSPVCHCFTDLLCHISPNFKQSLTTLKNSRSQLPPAEVMPTPYRTLSWLGPSCASRTHKNSFSRLGLDEPAATQAPDWNEELQAARDLPQGSLEERLQRDRSLLQVNSAFVWAVGQGAETVIDGFVDPVNGNLEDPAFLWGGLFMSQGAASAALGGERGRRQLIVRTSQCADNLNGSSYSTCRAAQRLELRGVQAYSDLEGALQGLHTLPTATVDYRGVRLSAQGLAPGLEGSEQDQDSSAPSRGLLYGVNAGPQESPQRRRLLELLAQSAKALALQRHAVMAPNSHQVPLFTSVDAQGLLGADGRYYLLDLFRSLPADANYCPEVQTEGKESPGEEEGKDGREEEGEKTSCVKEEGWPENYRSDSGLPKSFPHGLCRLRPELLQAFIQHKHSQFTQRVRERMEENGGFEECATACDSRGTDAVRAACKDVGSVSDIIFEMRFNPNIFSTGVSFPSGDSEKTKLQERLLREAAAFIITQQIPAFVEYCLQGSEAPMDGASLKQALHQRGINLRYLGHVIKAISQSEHRERLRHITRLVIAEIVIRSTRRIFNSFLQGVEVPSLSAAVSHFLCCLLVPHFSPTPVGEESKKKSRRRGRGAGASDSTPWSTLTGAELWNLVCQDAVETYDISDSLGSGPNHLVEHYGLQKLSLLREFCLKTGVQLRLRDYFLDNQSKAPIGSDDILNIFPVVKHIHMPTSDASKAFRAAQNSIQKGLLDQAHECLKEAAYLFGRVCDDLHPEACHCLSLLAKVAFLQGQAAEARSVQLKAVVISERVLGFDHPNTIQQYALLAVYAYAGGENVLAQKCLLRARLLMLTVHGEDHPYTATLDSCLGLVLAGEQAEQYLKNALRLNVSFFGPRDLHTALTQHLLSQCMCSKGDYRSAMNHEKEALAAFTLMFGEDHPQTRCSTEFLRTITQQAVRVERSLRQAGADCTEQTVECLTPGTDTLLEQMVLVTGIRKNTQSDRLQEFKQKLMEQRAAEAREEANKVTDEPAASETEKGGEPSSDKETGCGKEVEDGGSPAEKNAKESQDDQPVEETAVESAAITPANGHVVEPAEQNPNEEKTAVDRGDSEHSGTPASDAELKVTVNGEAEVKCAGEETETHTANEEESRTDEGGKESEETVNEMKRSDEVNGDMNGVLDMTADPLELKSKEALADVVVSKAIIANQTGDRDTAVNGVAEGSVTVNGIAEE, encoded by the exons ATATGATCACCCTGACTGGTGGGAAAGGGGCTGTTGGcaggaagcaggaggaggacacATCCTTCCTTGTGAAGATCCAGGGAGCAGGAGTGGAGCCATTTGAGCTGCCG ATCCATGGATTTTGGCTCGTTCAGGATGCAGTGATGGCCCTGCTTTCCAGAGAGGAGGTGTGTCCACGCTCCAGCCTGTCACTGGCGCTCGCTGGCACGACTCTGGACCCCCTTGCAGAACTGCAAAGCCTGAAGGGGCTTAAACCAGGATCCATCCTCCGCCTGGTTGAAG AGCCCTACACTTCCCGCTCAGCCAGGATCCATCTGGGTCGTGTGCTGGAGCTGCTGAGAGCCTCTGGACCTCAGGATGCACTGAAAGAAGGACGCTCACCCAGTATACtggagacactcacacacacacacaccccag ACTCTGGTTTAACTAATGGAAAGAGCTTGAAGCGCTCATCAAGCAACACGAAAACAGAGCCGACCAATCAGGACGGAGCTCCTCCTGAGTACCTCCTCCCTGGATCAGCAGAGAGACCGCTGATGGTTCTGCTACCACATAGCTCCCAGCCTGAG GTTCCCAGCTGTCTGAGGGACGTGTCGCTCAGTTGTTGGAATCCGCCCCCTGGACACAGGAAGCTGCAGGGAGACTTCCTGTACATCACTGTGGTGACAGTGGAGGGACGCCGGTGTGAGATCACATCATGTCCAAGAGGTTTCTATCTCAACAG GTCTACAGAAGAAGTGTTTGATCCTCGTCCCGCGCAGTCTTCCCCAGTTTGCCACTGCTTCACTGACCTACTCTGTCACATCAGCCCTAACTTCAAACAAAGCCTCACCACTCTCAAAAACAG TAGGTCTCAGTTGCCTCCAGCAGAGGTGATGCCCACTCCTTACCGCACCCTGAGCTGGCTGGGACCCTCCTGTGCCTCCCGCACACACAAGAACTCCTTCAGCAGGCTGGGCCTGGACGAACCGGCAGCAACACAG GCTCCAGACTGGAATGAGGAGTTGCAAGCAGCCAGAGATCTTCCACAGGGAAGTctggaggagaggctgcagagagacagatctCTGCTTCAG GTaaacagtgcatttgtgtgggCTGTGGGTCAGGGGGCAGAGACTGTGATAGATGGCTTTGTGGACCCAGTCAATGGAAACCTCGAGGACCCTGCTTTCCTGTGGGGGGGTCTGTTCATGAGCCAGGGGGCAGCGAGTGCGGCGCTTGGTGGGGAAAGGGGCCGCAG ACAACTTATCGTCAGGACTTCACAGTGCGCAGACAATTTAAACGGATCCTCATATTCCACCTGCAGGGCTGCGCAGAGGCTGGAGCTGAGAGGAGTGCAAGCCTACAGTGACCTTGAGGGGGCGCTACAGGGGCTACACACCCTGCCCACGGCCACTGTAGACTACAGAGGAGTGCGTCTGTCTGCCCAGGGTCTGGCCCCCGGCTTGGAAGGCTCAGAGCAGGACCAGGACTCTTCTGCTCCCTCAAG gggcTTGCTGTACGGGGTGAACGCGGGGCCCCAGGAGTCGCCGCAGCGCAGACGGCTCCTAGAGCTCCTGGCCCAGTCCGCCAAAGCCCTCGCTCTCCAGAGGCACGCTGTCATGGCACCCAACAGTCACCAGGTACCGCTGTTCACCTCAGTGGACGCCCAGGGGCTGCTGGGGGCCGATGGTAGGTACTACCTGCTGGACCTGTTCAGGAGCCTCCCGGCCGATGCCAACTACTGTCCCGAGGTGCAGACAGAGGGCAAGGAAAGCcctggagaagaggaggggaaagacgGCCGcgaagaggaaggggagaagacGAGTTGTGTAAAAGAGGAAGGCTGGCCGGAGAATTACCGCTCAGACTCTGGGCTGCCGAAGAGCTTTCCTCACGGCCTCTGTAGACTGAGGCCGGAGCTGCTGCAGGCCTTCATCCAGCACAA GCATTCCCAGTTCACCCAACGTGTcagggagaggatggaggagaacGGAGGCTTTGAAGAATGTGCAACAGCTT GTGACTCTCGAGGCACTGATGCAGTACGAGCTGCTTGTAAGGATGTGGGCTCCGTTAGCGACATCATCTTTGAGATGCGCTTCAACCCAAACATCTTTTCCACAG GAGTGTCCTTCCCTAGCGGTGATAGTGAGAAAACCAAGCTGCAGGAGAGGTTATTGAGAGAAGCTGCAGCTTTCATCATCACACAACAGATACCGGCCTTT gtgGAGTATTGCCTGCAGGGCAGTGAGGCACCCATGGATGGAGCTTCACTGAAACAGGCGCTGCACCAGAGAGGCATCAACCTCCGGTATCTGGGCCATGTGATCAAggccatcagccaatcagagcacagGGAGCGCCTGAGGCATATAacg AGATTGGTCATAGCTGAAATTGTGATCCGTTCAACGAGGAGAATATTCAACAGTTTCCTCCAG GGCGTGGAGGTGCCTAGTCTCTCTGCAGCTGTCAGTCACTTCCTCTGCTGCCTATTGGTTCCCCACTTCAGTCCCACCCCAGTGGGGGAGGAGTCTAAGAAGAAGTCGAGGCGGCGTGGCCGAGGGGCCGGGGCCTCTGACAGCACGCCCTGGAGCACGCTCACCGGGGCTGAGCTGTGGAACCTGGTCTGCCAGGATGCTGTCGAGACATATGACATATCTGACAGCCTGGG CTCGGGTCCTAACCACCTGGTAGAGCACTACGGGCTGCAAAAGCTGTCTCTGCTGAGAGAGTTCTGCCTGAAGACTGGAGTACAG CTGAGACTGAGAGACTACTTCCTCGACAACCAAAGCAAAGCTCCCATTGGTTCTGATGACATCCTCAACATCTTCCCCGTCGTCAAGCACATTCACATGCCGACTTCGGACGCGTCAAAAGCATTCCGCGCTGCACAGAACTCCATTCAGAAAG GTTTGTTGGATCAGGCCCATGAGTGTCTGAAAGAGGCAGCCTACCTGTTTGGTAGGGTGTGTGACGACCTGCACCCAGAGGCCTGTCACTGCCTCAGCCTGCTGGCCAAGGTGGCCTTCCTGCagggacaggcagcagag GCCCGCAGTGTCCAACTGAAAGCAGTCGTCATCAGCGAGAGAGTGCTTGGCTTTGACCATCCCAACACCATCCAGCAATAT GCCCTCTTGGCTGTGTATGCGTATGCTGGAGGGGAGAATGTCCTGGCCCAGAAGTGTCTCCTCAGAGCTCGGCTGCTGATGCTAACGGTCCACGGAGAGGATCATCCCTACACCGCCACACTGGAT AGCTGTCTGGGGTTGGTGCTGGCAGGAGAACAGGCAGAACAGTACCTAAAGAACGCGCTCAGACTCAACGTTTCCTTCTTTGGCCCCAGAGATCTGCATACCGCACTCAC GCAGCACCTGTTGTCCCAGTGCATGTGCAGTAAGGGCGACTACCGATCTGCTATGAACCATGAAAAAGAGGCTCTCGCTGCTTTCACCTTGATG ttTGGTGAAGATCACCCGCAGACACGTTGCAGCACAGAGTTTCTGCGTACCATTACCCAGCAGGCAGTGCGGGTGGAGCGCTCTCTCAGACAGGCGGGAGCCGACTGCACGGAGCAAACAGTCGAG TGTCTGACCCCCGGAACTGACACCTTACTGGAGCAGATGGTCCTGGTCACAGGGATCAGGAAGAATACACAGAG TGACAGGCTCCAGGAGTTTAAGCAGAAACTAATGGAACAGAGGGCAGCAGAGGCAAGAGAAGAGGCAAACAAAGTAACTGACGAGCCTGCCGCCTCAGAGactgagaaaggaggagaacCAAGCTCGGATAAAGAAACAGGATGCGGGAAGGAAGTCGAGGATGGAGGAAGCCCAGCTGAGAAGAATGCCAAAGAGAGCCAAGATGACCAGCCAGTGGAAGAGACCGCAGTGGAGAGCGCTGCCATAACACCAGCTAATGGTCATGTAGTGGAGCCAGCTGAACAAAACCCAAATGAAGAGAAAACAGCAGTAGATAGAGGAGACAGTGAGCATAGTGGCACGCCAGCTTCAGATGCTGAGCTCAAAGTAACAGTGAACGGGGAGGCAGAGGTTAAGTGTGCAGGAGAGGAGACTGAGACCCACACAGCAAatgaagaggagagcaggacagacgagggagggaaggaatcTGAGGAAACAGTCAATGAGATGAAGAGGTCAGATGAGGTTAACGGTGATATGAATGGAGTCCTGGACATGACTGCTGACCCATTAGAACTTAAGAGTAAAGAGGCCTTGGCAGATGTTGTCGTTTCCAAAGCCATCATAGCCAATCaaacaggagacagagacacagcagTCAATGGAGTAGCAGAGGGAAGTGTCACAGTCAATGGAATAGCTGAAGAGTGA
- the LOC139912018 gene encoding clustered mitochondria protein homolog isoform X3, translated as MKDKVKRGGRNQAKTDMITLTGGKGAVGRKQEEDTSFLVKIQGAGVEPFELPIHGFWLVQDAVMALLSREEVCPRSSLSLALAGTTLDPLAELQSLKGLKPGSILRLVEEPYTSRSARIHLGRVLELLRASGPQDALKEGRSPSILETLTHTHTPDSGLTNGKSLKRSSSNTKTEPTNQDGAPPEYLLPGSAERPLMVLLPHSSQPEVPSCLRDVSLSCWNPPPGHRKLQGDFLYITVVTVEGRRCEITSCPRGFYLNRSTEEVFDPRPAQSSPVCHCFTDLLCHISPNFKQSLTTLKNSRSQLPPAEVMPTPYRTLSWLGPSCASRTHKNSFSRLGLDEPAATQAPDWNEELQAARDLPQGSLEERLQRDRSLLQVNSAFVWAVGQGAETVIDGFVDPVNGNLEDPAFLWGGLFMSQGAASAALGGERGRRAAQRLELRGVQAYSDLEGALQGLHTLPTATVDYRGVRLSAQGLAPGLEGSEQDQDSSAPSRGLLYGVNAGPQESPQRRRLLELLAQSAKALALQRHAVMAPNSHQVPLFTSVDAQGLLGADGRYYLLDLFRSLPADANYCPEVQTEGKESPGEEEGKDGREEEGEKTSCVKEEGWPENYRSDSGLPKSFPHGLCRLRPELLQAFIQHKHSQFTQRVRERMEENGGFEECATACDSRGTDAVRAACKDVGSVSDIIFEMRFNPNIFSTGVSFPSGDSEKTKLQERLLREAAAFIITQQIPAFVEYCLQGSEAPMDGASLKQALHQRGINLRYLGHVIKAISQSEHRERLRHITRLVIAEIVIRSTRRIFNSFLQGVEVPSLSAAVSHFLCCLLVPHFSPTPVGEESKKKSRRRGRGAGASDSTPWSTLTGAELWNLVCQDAVETYDISDSLGSGPNHLVEHYGLQKLSLLREFCLKTGVQLRLRDYFLDNQSKAPIGSDDILNIFPVVKHIHMPTSDASKAFRAAQNSIQKGLLDQAHECLKEAAYLFGRVCDDLHPEACHCLSLLAKVAFLQGQAAEARSVQLKAVVISERVLGFDHPNTIQQYALLAVYAYAGGENVLAQKCLLRARLLMLTVHGEDHPYTATLDSCLGLVLAGEQAEQYLKNALRLNVSFFGPRDLHTALTQHLLSQCMCSKGDYRSAMNHEKEALAAFTLMFGEDHPQTRCSTEFLRTITQQAVRVERSLRQAGADCTEQTVECLTPGTDTLLEQMVLVTGIRKNTQSDRLQEFKQKLMEQRAAEAREEANKVTDEPAASETEKGGEPSSDKETGCGKEVEDGGSPAEKNAKESQDDQPVEETAVESAAITPANGHVVEPAEQNPNEEKTAVDRGDSEHSGTPASDAELKVTVNGEAEVKCAGEETETHTANEEESRTDEGGKESEETVNEMKRSDEVNGDMNGVLDMTADPLELKSKEALADVVVSKAIIANQTGDRDTAVNGVAEGSVTVNGIAEE; from the exons ATATGATCACCCTGACTGGTGGGAAAGGGGCTGTTGGcaggaagcaggaggaggacacATCCTTCCTTGTGAAGATCCAGGGAGCAGGAGTGGAGCCATTTGAGCTGCCG ATCCATGGATTTTGGCTCGTTCAGGATGCAGTGATGGCCCTGCTTTCCAGAGAGGAGGTGTGTCCACGCTCCAGCCTGTCACTGGCGCTCGCTGGCACGACTCTGGACCCCCTTGCAGAACTGCAAAGCCTGAAGGGGCTTAAACCAGGATCCATCCTCCGCCTGGTTGAAG AGCCCTACACTTCCCGCTCAGCCAGGATCCATCTGGGTCGTGTGCTGGAGCTGCTGAGAGCCTCTGGACCTCAGGATGCACTGAAAGAAGGACGCTCACCCAGTATACtggagacactcacacacacacacaccccag ACTCTGGTTTAACTAATGGAAAGAGCTTGAAGCGCTCATCAAGCAACACGAAAACAGAGCCGACCAATCAGGACGGAGCTCCTCCTGAGTACCTCCTCCCTGGATCAGCAGAGAGACCGCTGATGGTTCTGCTACCACATAGCTCCCAGCCTGAG GTTCCCAGCTGTCTGAGGGACGTGTCGCTCAGTTGTTGGAATCCGCCCCCTGGACACAGGAAGCTGCAGGGAGACTTCCTGTACATCACTGTGGTGACAGTGGAGGGACGCCGGTGTGAGATCACATCATGTCCAAGAGGTTTCTATCTCAACAG GTCTACAGAAGAAGTGTTTGATCCTCGTCCCGCGCAGTCTTCCCCAGTTTGCCACTGCTTCACTGACCTACTCTGTCACATCAGCCCTAACTTCAAACAAAGCCTCACCACTCTCAAAAACAG TAGGTCTCAGTTGCCTCCAGCAGAGGTGATGCCCACTCCTTACCGCACCCTGAGCTGGCTGGGACCCTCCTGTGCCTCCCGCACACACAAGAACTCCTTCAGCAGGCTGGGCCTGGACGAACCGGCAGCAACACAG GCTCCAGACTGGAATGAGGAGTTGCAAGCAGCCAGAGATCTTCCACAGGGAAGTctggaggagaggctgcagagagacagatctCTGCTTCAG GTaaacagtgcatttgtgtgggCTGTGGGTCAGGGGGCAGAGACTGTGATAGATGGCTTTGTGGACCCAGTCAATGGAAACCTCGAGGACCCTGCTTTCCTGTGGGGGGGTCTGTTCATGAGCCAGGGGGCAGCGAGTGCGGCGCTTGGTGGGGAAAGGGGCCGCAG GGCTGCGCAGAGGCTGGAGCTGAGAGGAGTGCAAGCCTACAGTGACCTTGAGGGGGCGCTACAGGGGCTACACACCCTGCCCACGGCCACTGTAGACTACAGAGGAGTGCGTCTGTCTGCCCAGGGTCTGGCCCCCGGCTTGGAAGGCTCAGAGCAGGACCAGGACTCTTCTGCTCCCTCAAG gggcTTGCTGTACGGGGTGAACGCGGGGCCCCAGGAGTCGCCGCAGCGCAGACGGCTCCTAGAGCTCCTGGCCCAGTCCGCCAAAGCCCTCGCTCTCCAGAGGCACGCTGTCATGGCACCCAACAGTCACCAGGTACCGCTGTTCACCTCAGTGGACGCCCAGGGGCTGCTGGGGGCCGATGGTAGGTACTACCTGCTGGACCTGTTCAGGAGCCTCCCGGCCGATGCCAACTACTGTCCCGAGGTGCAGACAGAGGGCAAGGAAAGCcctggagaagaggaggggaaagacgGCCGcgaagaggaaggggagaagacGAGTTGTGTAAAAGAGGAAGGCTGGCCGGAGAATTACCGCTCAGACTCTGGGCTGCCGAAGAGCTTTCCTCACGGCCTCTGTAGACTGAGGCCGGAGCTGCTGCAGGCCTTCATCCAGCACAA GCATTCCCAGTTCACCCAACGTGTcagggagaggatggaggagaacGGAGGCTTTGAAGAATGTGCAACAGCTT GTGACTCTCGAGGCACTGATGCAGTACGAGCTGCTTGTAAGGATGTGGGCTCCGTTAGCGACATCATCTTTGAGATGCGCTTCAACCCAAACATCTTTTCCACAG GAGTGTCCTTCCCTAGCGGTGATAGTGAGAAAACCAAGCTGCAGGAGAGGTTATTGAGAGAAGCTGCAGCTTTCATCATCACACAACAGATACCGGCCTTT gtgGAGTATTGCCTGCAGGGCAGTGAGGCACCCATGGATGGAGCTTCACTGAAACAGGCGCTGCACCAGAGAGGCATCAACCTCCGGTATCTGGGCCATGTGATCAAggccatcagccaatcagagcacagGGAGCGCCTGAGGCATATAacg AGATTGGTCATAGCTGAAATTGTGATCCGTTCAACGAGGAGAATATTCAACAGTTTCCTCCAG GGCGTGGAGGTGCCTAGTCTCTCTGCAGCTGTCAGTCACTTCCTCTGCTGCCTATTGGTTCCCCACTTCAGTCCCACCCCAGTGGGGGAGGAGTCTAAGAAGAAGTCGAGGCGGCGTGGCCGAGGGGCCGGGGCCTCTGACAGCACGCCCTGGAGCACGCTCACCGGGGCTGAGCTGTGGAACCTGGTCTGCCAGGATGCTGTCGAGACATATGACATATCTGACAGCCTGGG CTCGGGTCCTAACCACCTGGTAGAGCACTACGGGCTGCAAAAGCTGTCTCTGCTGAGAGAGTTCTGCCTGAAGACTGGAGTACAG CTGAGACTGAGAGACTACTTCCTCGACAACCAAAGCAAAGCTCCCATTGGTTCTGATGACATCCTCAACATCTTCCCCGTCGTCAAGCACATTCACATGCCGACTTCGGACGCGTCAAAAGCATTCCGCGCTGCACAGAACTCCATTCAGAAAG GTTTGTTGGATCAGGCCCATGAGTGTCTGAAAGAGGCAGCCTACCTGTTTGGTAGGGTGTGTGACGACCTGCACCCAGAGGCCTGTCACTGCCTCAGCCTGCTGGCCAAGGTGGCCTTCCTGCagggacaggcagcagag GCCCGCAGTGTCCAACTGAAAGCAGTCGTCATCAGCGAGAGAGTGCTTGGCTTTGACCATCCCAACACCATCCAGCAATAT GCCCTCTTGGCTGTGTATGCGTATGCTGGAGGGGAGAATGTCCTGGCCCAGAAGTGTCTCCTCAGAGCTCGGCTGCTGATGCTAACGGTCCACGGAGAGGATCATCCCTACACCGCCACACTGGAT AGCTGTCTGGGGTTGGTGCTGGCAGGAGAACAGGCAGAACAGTACCTAAAGAACGCGCTCAGACTCAACGTTTCCTTCTTTGGCCCCAGAGATCTGCATACCGCACTCAC GCAGCACCTGTTGTCCCAGTGCATGTGCAGTAAGGGCGACTACCGATCTGCTATGAACCATGAAAAAGAGGCTCTCGCTGCTTTCACCTTGATG ttTGGTGAAGATCACCCGCAGACACGTTGCAGCACAGAGTTTCTGCGTACCATTACCCAGCAGGCAGTGCGGGTGGAGCGCTCTCTCAGACAGGCGGGAGCCGACTGCACGGAGCAAACAGTCGAG TGTCTGACCCCCGGAACTGACACCTTACTGGAGCAGATGGTCCTGGTCACAGGGATCAGGAAGAATACACAGAG TGACAGGCTCCAGGAGTTTAAGCAGAAACTAATGGAACAGAGGGCAGCAGAGGCAAGAGAAGAGGCAAACAAAGTAACTGACGAGCCTGCCGCCTCAGAGactgagaaaggaggagaacCAAGCTCGGATAAAGAAACAGGATGCGGGAAGGAAGTCGAGGATGGAGGAAGCCCAGCTGAGAAGAATGCCAAAGAGAGCCAAGATGACCAGCCAGTGGAAGAGACCGCAGTGGAGAGCGCTGCCATAACACCAGCTAATGGTCATGTAGTGGAGCCAGCTGAACAAAACCCAAATGAAGAGAAAACAGCAGTAGATAGAGGAGACAGTGAGCATAGTGGCACGCCAGCTTCAGATGCTGAGCTCAAAGTAACAGTGAACGGGGAGGCAGAGGTTAAGTGTGCAGGAGAGGAGACTGAGACCCACACAGCAAatgaagaggagagcaggacagacgagggagggaaggaatcTGAGGAAACAGTCAATGAGATGAAGAGGTCAGATGAGGTTAACGGTGATATGAATGGAGTCCTGGACATGACTGCTGACCCATTAGAACTTAAGAGTAAAGAGGCCTTGGCAGATGTTGTCGTTTCCAAAGCCATCATAGCCAATCaaacaggagacagagacacagcagTCAATGGAGTAGCAGAGGGAAGTGTCACAGTCAATGGAATAGCTGAAGAGTGA